The DNA window GAAAATCTATGTGAAAATATCGATGCATCTTTAGAAAGAGCAGAGAAGTTAGGGAAAATTTAAATATATAAAGTTTAGTTTATGTAAAAATAACTTTCTTGGAATTTATAATTAAAATTCGAAGAAAGTTATTTTTTATAATTAAAAAGGATGTTTTTTAAGAAAAAATTTTATTTGAGAATAGATAGCCGGATTTTTATTTTAGATTATTAATAGCCGTAGTTGTGTAAATATTTTATAAGAAAGAAAATATAAAATTATAATCTGAAAGACACAATTATATACTTCATTAAGGATAAATAATATCTCCATTAGGTATTATGCTTTTACTTTAAAAGTTTTTATAACTTATATTATTTTATTAAATATTATACTAGTTTAAATCTTTAATAATAAATTTATTTTTGTGTATTTCTTAAAAGATGTATATCTAATTTTTGATTAATTTATTATCTAAGTATTTAATTATAAATATTTTAAAAGAAGTTACCGTTAAGATGTTCTTTGATAGAAATTATGTGGAAATAGAAAATAACAAGTTATTTATTATAAATATTAAAATATATTTCAATTAAAATCTAAAACATTTCCATTTAAAATATTCTAATATAAAATTATATTTATTTAATTTATGTATATGTAAGTTTTCGGAAAGTTGATGTAATAATATTTATTTAATTTCATACAGGAAAATATATATTTTATTAGAAAATATTATTTGTTTACTTTTTATTAGTGTGTTAAACTATATTAGAAAAGTTCTATTTTCACGAAAAATTAAGGAGGAGAAAATTACGTGATAGGAAAAAACAACCAAAAATTAAAGAATAAAAAAGAAGGGGTAAAAATAGAAAGTTATTCAATTAAAAAATTCAAAGTTGGAGCAGCTTCTGTCGTTATAGGTGCCAGTATCTTCTTTGGTGCTGCTGGGATAGCTAATGCTGGAGAAGTATCTGGGGAGAAAACAGAAAAAAATATAGCTGGTGAGAAAGCAAACAGTTCAAATGATGAAAAAACAGATGTTCTAAATAATAAAATCTCAACAGAAAAAGAAGTCAAAAAACCTATTAAAAAAGAGGAAGTATCAACTGATGCTACTCCAGCAGAAAAAACAGATGCTAATGCAGATAAAAAAGTAGAGAAAAAGGCATTAGATAAAAATACATTAAAAACTAATATTGAAAAAGTAGAGGAGTTGCTAGAAAAAATAAATAAAGAAAAAGCCTCTGCTTCTACTCTAGCAGCTATTAAAATAGATTTAGAGAATGCTAAAAATATACTTAACAGTACTAGTGCTGAGCTAACACAAGCCGAAATTGATGCACTAGCTAAAAAACTTAGTGAGAAAATCTTTGTATTATCTTCAATGCCGAAGGCTAATACTCCTGAAAAGGTAGTAAAAGAAGGAGAAAATACAATTGCTAATACTGGATCTCGTGATTCACGAAATCGTCAAAGTATAGGTGAAGGTACACACTTTAGAGCAGATGGTCAAGTTAGTTCAGGAGCCTTAGCAAATATTAAATATTTTGCTTCTGTTGATCCTAATGACAACGGTGGTCGAAGAACTCGAAATAATGAGCCAGAGTTTACAAAAAATAAAACAGATATTAAAGCCTATTATGTGCAAGATAGTGAAGGTAAATGGATTGTTTATGATGTGTTCTTCAATAATGACGGAAGAAAGATGACAGGTAGTAGTTATCAACAACACTATTATTTCCAAGCTCCGTTTAACATCATGGATCCATCCAATACAGTAAAAGATTTAACATTTACACGTTACCGTAATACCGGAGGTAGAAGGCTTTCAGATGGATTCCAAGGATTTGAACAATATGGAAATACTGCGACAATCACAAACCCATGGAGTCAGCAATATAGAATTTTTAATGCAGATAGGGATACGTTTTATGATCCAAACTCAGGGGTGAATCGTGATAATCAAAGATGGGATGTATTTAAAAATAACCAATATGATCCTACTCTAAACCAACTTCCTAAAGATAAAAATGGTAATTATCCAAGAGCGTCTTACCATTTAGGGCTAGATGTGAGAAGAGAAAGTACTGATTATGCAGTACATATGCATGCGAAAATCAAGCTGAAAAATGATATTACTGAAGCTGAGGCGAATGCTTATGGACGTGCATATGCAGCATCAGTAACAAAAGCATCAGGTACTAATCAGTCATATATTATGGGGACGTTAGGGACAAGTTTAACTCCAAGAGATACAACACCACCTACGATTACGGCAAATAATGCTACAGTAACAAGCCGTGAGCAAATCACGCCTATTTCAGTAACAGCTGAAGATAATAGAGGCGGAGTTGGAATGCGTGATAATAATCCAATTGAAGTGTCGGGATTGCCATCAGGATTAACATATGCGAATAATCGAATTACTGGAACGCCGACAGGAGCTCCAGGAAATAGTACAGTAACGATTAAAGCCTATGACAAAAATGGAAATATGGCTACAAAAACAATCACAATTACAGTACGAAGCCAAGCAGACACTCACAATCCAACAGGAGCAGGATTAACTGTAAATCAAGGTCAAGTTATTTCAGATGATGCTGTAAAAGCAAAAGTAAGTAACTATGCACCTGGAACATTAACAGTTGTAAGCAAACCATCAACAGCTAATCCAGGAAACGTTGGGAATGCGGTAGTGAAAGTAACATACCCAGATGGTTCGTCTGAAAATGTAAATGTACCAGTTACAGTATTAGAAGCACCAGATACACAAGCTCCAACATTAGCAATTACACCAGCTAATCAAACAGTAGTTGAAGGACAAACTGTAACCTTTATAGTAACAGCGAGAGATAATAAAATTGTTAATCTTGATGCTAATGATTTTCTAACAAAATATGGTACTAGGGTCTTTTCAGGGAAAGCATCTGTAACTTCACCAACAGACACTGATACTGAAAAAATAAGACGAATTACGATTACAACAACGGCAGAAGACGTTGGTAAGACTAATACAATTACTTTTAATGCTACGGATAATGCTAATCACAGAGCGACACCAGTGAGCTTTACTTTTACTGTAACTAAACGTGACAATATACCACCAACAATCACAGCAGGTGATGCTACAGTAACGAGCCGTGAACAAATCACTCCAATTTCAGTAACAGCGGTGGATAACCCAGGAGGAGTAGGATTACGAGATAATAATCCGATTGAAGTAACAGGATTGCCAGCAGGATTAACATATGCGAATAATCGAATTACAGGAACACCAACCGGAGCGCCTGGAAATAGTACAGTAACGATTAAAGCTCATGACAAAAATGGAAATACTGCTACAAAAACAATCACGATTACAGTACGAAGCCAAGCAGACGCTCATAATCCAACAGGAACAGGATTAACTGTAAACCAAAACCATACAATTACAGATGCAGAATTAAAAGCAAAAGTAAGTAACTTTGCACCAGGAACATTATCAATTGTAAGTAAACCATCAACAGCAACAGCTGGAAATGCCGGAAATGCGGTAGTAAAAGTAACATACCCAGATGGAACGTTTGACAATGTAAATGTACCAGTTACAGTAACAGACGTAATAGGACCAACAATTACAGCAAATAATGCTACAGTAACAAGCCGTGAACAAATCACTCCAATTCCAGTAACAGCTGTAGATAATACAGGCGGGGTTGGAATGCGTCAAAATAATCCGATTGAAGTAACAGGATTACCAGCAGGATTAACATATTCAAACGGACGAATTACGGGAACACCAACAGGACCAGCAGGAAATAGTACAGTAACGATTAAGGCATATGATAGAAACAATACGCCAACAACAAAAACAATCACAATTACAGTACGAAGCCAAGCAGACGTTCATAATCCAACAGGATCAGGATTAACTGTAAACCAAAACCATACAATTACAGATGCAGAATTAAAAGCAAAAGTAAGTAACTTTGCACCTGGAACATTATCGATTGTAAGTAAGCCGTCAACAACTAGAGCAGGAAGTGCCGGAAATGCGGTAGTGAAAGTAACATACCCAGATGGAACATTTGACAATGTAAATGTACCAGTTACAGTAACAGACGTAACAGGA is part of the Gemella haemolysans ATCC 10379 genome and encodes:
- a CDS encoding YPDG domain-containing protein, coding for MIGKNNQKLKNKKEGVKIESYSIKKFKVGAASVVIGASIFFGAAGIANAGEVSGEKTEKNIAGEKANSSNDEKTDVLNNKISTEKEVKKPIKKEEVSTDATPAEKTDANADKKVEKKALDKNTLKTNIEKVEELLEKINKEKASASTLAAIKIDLENAKNILNSTSAELTQAEIDALAKKLSEKIFVLSSMPKANTPEKVVKEGENTIANTGSRDSRNRQSIGEGTHFRADGQVSSGALANIKYFASVDPNDNGGRRTRNNEPEFTKNKTDIKAYYVQDSEGKWIVYDVFFNNDGRKMTGSSYQQHYYFQAPFNIMDPSNTVKDLTFTRYRNTGGRRLSDGFQGFEQYGNTATITNPWSQQYRIFNADRDTFYDPNSGVNRDNQRWDVFKNNQYDPTLNQLPKDKNGNYPRASYHLGLDVRRESTDYAVHMHAKIKLKNDITEAEANAYGRAYAASVTKASGTNQSYIMGTLGTSLTPRDTTPPTITANNATVTSREQITPISVTAEDNRGGVGMRDNNPIEVSGLPSGLTYANNRITGTPTGAPGNSTVTIKAYDKNGNMATKTITITVRSQADTHNPTGAGLTVNQGQVISDDAVKAKVSNYAPGTLTVVSKPSTANPGNVGNAVVKVTYPDGSSENVNVPVTVLEAPDTQAPTLAITPANQTVVEGQTVTFIVTARDNKIVNLDANDFLTKYGTRVFSGKASVTSPTDTDTEKIRRITITTTAEDVGKTNTITFNATDNANHRATPVSFTFTVTKRDNIPPTITAGDATVTSREQITPISVTAVDNPGGVGLRDNNPIEVTGLPAGLTYANNRITGTPTGAPGNSTVTIKAHDKNGNTATKTITITVRSQADAHNPTGTGLTVNQNHTITDAELKAKVSNFAPGTLSIVSKPSTATAGNAGNAVVKVTYPDGTFDNVNVPVTVTDVIGPTITANNATVTSREQITPIPVTAVDNTGGVGMRQNNPIEVTGLPAGLTYSNGRITGTPTGPAGNSTVTIKAYDRNNTPTTKTITITVRSQADVHNPTGSGLTVNQNHTITDAELKAKVSNFAPGTLSIVSKPSTTRAGSAGNAVVKVTYPDGTFDNVNVPVTVTDVTGPTIKASGATVTNREPIPEIPVTAVDNTGGVGMRDNNPIVVTDLPAGLTFTNGKITGTPTGTAGTKRVTITAYDKNNTPTTKVIEIVVQEQKVKYNPTGETLTVPYNHKITDDEVKVKVQNFGPGTLTVQSKPSTNTSGNVGNAVVIVTYPDGSTETVDVPVVVGRPNKDDYTPKYNDGSGKPGESVGIPVSEANGKTIPAGTTYTSLTPGVVTVDGKGKVTVTIPADKNPGDKVTGKVLVRYPDGSEEEVPVTVTVTDKDKDIYTPKYEDGNGKPGTKVEIPLKEENGKEIPAGTTYTSLTPGVVTVDDKGKVTVTIPADKNPGDKVTGKVLVRYPDGSEEEVPVTVTVTDKDKDIYTPKYEDGKGKPGTKVEIPLKEENGKEIPTGTTYESDQPGVITVDNKGKVTVTIPGDKKPGDKITGKITVTYPDGSKEEVPVTVTVGEQDKDIYIPKYDEGKGKPGSKVEIPLTEGNGKKIPDRNNI